In Chitinophaga sp. H8, the sequence GGAACTGCGCACCTTTGGCAAAACCACTAAAAGTGAGCACCTCGGTGTATATATTGTTACGGAGAAAGGCGATTACCTGATCCGGCCGGTAGGTTCCAATCCTTTTATGGACAACCCATTACTACCTTTTGCCGGCAAAACAATTGAAGCAAAGGGCCGCCTCAATGAATATGTTTTTTTTGCCCAATCCTGGGTGGTGATTGATGATGAATAATATATCCGTGACCATAACAGGTGGTGCTTTTGCCTGTATATCCAGGCACATAGTTTCCTTTTCTAAATGCTCCTCAGCTCCCTGAAACGGGCAGATTGCCTGCGGGACACTTCTATCTGCACCCCATTTGTCATTTCCAGCACCAATGTACTGTTGTAAGTGGTACTTACTTTCCGGATATGGTCCAGGTTAACGATATGCTGCCGGCTACTTCTGAAAAAATGCTGTGGATCCAGCCGTTCTTCCAGGGAATTCATAGAGCGTAATACCATCGGTGATAGCTGATCAAAATGGATCTTCACATAGCTGCCCGCCGCTTCAAAATACAGGATCTGTGACAAGCGTACAAACCAGCACCGATCACCGTCTTTCACAAATATTTTCTCATGTTCCTGGAGATAACTGTTACGCACCACCGCCGGATGCTGCAGTTTAGCTTTCAATCGCTCAATCGCTCCGCCCAGACGATTCGCAGATACAGGCTTTAACAGGTAATCCAGCGCATTTATTTCAAATGCTTTGATAGCATAGGTGTCATAGGCAGTAGTAAAGATCACCTCCGGCACTGCTTCCAGCTTTTCCAGTAATTCAAAACCGGATACTTCTGGCATAGCAATGTCCAGGAATATTACGTCGGGTTGTAATTGGGCAATCAACTTAATACCTGCTGCGGCATTTGCTGCTTCTCCGGCAATGTGTATTTCCGGAAAGGCTTGCAAAGTGGCTCTCAGGTCGTTTCTGGCCAACCGTTCATCATCTATCAGTAATGCGTTAATCATGGCGCTACAGGAAGTTTTAAGGAAACCTTTACCAGTTGGTTGCCGGTAGTGGTAATGTCAAAGTGTGCCTGCCCTTTATAAAGTAATTCCAGTCGTTTAATCGTGCCGGAAATCCCCAGTCCGTTATACAGGGTTACGGGCTTCAGCTCTCCGGTATTTTCAATATGAATATAATAATGATCCGGCGATTCCTGGGCAGTATGAATATGTATGCTACCTCCTTCCACCCGTTGCGCCACACCATGTTTAATGGCATTCTCCACCAGTGTTTGCAGCATCATATGCGGTACCTGGTAGTCCCGCATCTTTTCGGGTACTTCGCAGGTTACTGTCAACCGCTCTTCCAGGCGTATTTTTTCGATAGACAGGTAATGCTGTACTACTTCCAGCTCTTCTCCCAGGCTTACCAGCTCCTGCTGTTCGGCCATGATAGCGCTGCGTAATACTTCTGCCAGCTCTCCTACTGCTACCTGTGCCCGCTCTGGGTTTTCAGCGATCAGGCTACGGATACTGCTCAGCGAATTAAATAAAAAATGAGGATTCAGCTTTGCTTTGATATTCTCCAGTTCTGTTTTACGCAAGCGGTTTTCGCCTTCCAGCTCCTGCCGTTTTAAAGTCTGTCGTTTTACCGTCAGGTATATAAGCGTCCATGCCCAGATCACCAGACTCCATACGATCCATACCACCATAAAAATGATAAACATAAGTACCCCGGGCGATAGTCCAGCTACTGACTTTTTAAATGTATCATAGGTATCCTGAAAATTACCTGTGCTGTAAATAGCAATAGCCGAATAGGTCAGTGCCTGTACCAAACCGGTAATAATTACTGCCATCCATACCCGGATCAGTCCGCGACCGGTAGACCGATAAATCAGCTGATTCCGGCGGAGGTAGCCCCGCAGCAAATGTGTATACAGGATCCCCAGAAAGATCTCCCGGTAGGTATCCGGATCTGCAAATAAGTCCAGGTGCAGCGAAAAGCCATCATCCCGGATATTGTTGTAAGTAAGGGTGAAAAGGGTCCAGCCAATCAGCTGACATAACCAATACCGATAGTTTTTGTAAATAGACTGAAAGAATTTTTTCATAAGTGTTACGGGCTTTAACATCCGTTCAAAACAAATCTAGATGGAACGGTAAGGATGCGAAAGCACATTTCAATCAATGAGCATTTTTCTGCGTTAATGGTTAGCTGGCTGTGCGGAGCTGTTTAAAATAGCTCCTGTTCCCGGACGATTGGCATAGATGATTTTACCATTTACAATCTCAACTCCTGTAGCAATATCTTCTGCCAGCAATAAAGGGCCATCCATATCCACATAATCCAGATAGGGCAGTAAATGCGCTACTGCAGAGGTGCCCACGGTGCTTTCATTCATACTGCCTGTCATTACCTTCATGCCAGCAGCCTTAGCTGCAGCAATCATTCGGCGCGCAGGGGTAATGCCGCCACATTTGGTGAGTTTAATGTTGATACCATGAAAATAACCAATACATTGTGCCACATCTGCTTCTACAATACAGCTTTCATCTGCAATTAATGGCAGTGCAGCATCCTGGTATACCTTTTTCATACCTTCCCAATCGGCGGCTGGCATAGGTTGCTCTATAAATTCTACCCCCAGTGAACGGAAAGCTGCTGCATTACGAAGGGTTTCCTCCACTCCCCAGGCACAATTGGCATCTACCCTGAAAACAGCGGAGGTATGTTCCCGTAGCGCTTTTATAATAGCAATATCTTCTCTGGTACCCAGTTTTATTTTATAGATAGGCCAGGGAAATGCTTTCAGCTTACTGACCATGTTTTCAATGGTATCAATACCAATGGTGTAATCCGTCAGGGGATTATGAGAAATATCCAGCCCCCATATTTCATATAGTTTTTTACCCTGCTTTTTAGCATACAGATCATACGCTGCCAGGTCTAATGCACATAAGGCAAACATATTATCCTGCAGCAAAGGGTACATATCTTCCCAGAATATTTCAGGTGTGGAGAGGGTATAACTGCTGATATAATCCCGGTGCCGGTTAATGGCCTCCATCAGCAAGGGTACCGTCATATTGTAATAGGAGTTATCAGCGGTTTCTCCCAGGCCGGTGTAGCCATCCTGTTCCAGCGCTACTACCAGCAAGGGCTGTACATCTTTTGACCGGCGGGAAATAGTAAAAGTGTGCCTGAACTTTAACTCATACGGGTGTAACGTCAGCTTCATTACAGAGGATTGTTAGAAAGTGAAGATACAGAAAAGACGGCAGGGAGGAAATGGGATACTGCTGTATAAAGGCAGGATAAAAGAAAAAGGGGAAAGTACCGTTAAACGGTTCCTTTCCCCCTTTCAGTAGTATCTATCCGCATAGGGCAGGTGCCCTTGCGCTTGTTTGTTATTTTACTTCTTCAAATTCAGCGTCCGTAACACCATCGTTAGCGGAAGCACCGGCATTACCCTGCGCTTGCTGTGCTCCACC encodes:
- a CDS encoding LytR/AlgR family response regulator transcription factor; amino-acid sequence: MINALLIDDERLARNDLRATLQAFPEIHIAGEAANAAAGIKLIAQLQPDVIFLDIAMPEVSGFELLEKLEAVPEVIFTTAYDTYAIKAFEINALDYLLKPVSANRLGGAIERLKAKLQHPAVVRNSYLQEHEKIFVKDGDRCWFVRLSQILYFEAAGSYVKIHFDQLSPMVLRSMNSLEERLDPQHFFRSSRQHIVNLDHIRKVSTTYNSTLVLEMTNGVQIEVSRRQSARFRELRSI
- a CDS encoding sensor histidine kinase gives rise to the protein MKKFFQSIYKNYRYWLCQLIGWTLFTLTYNNIRDDGFSLHLDLFADPDTYREIFLGILYTHLLRGYLRRNQLIYRSTGRGLIRVWMAVIITGLVQALTYSAIAIYSTGNFQDTYDTFKKSVAGLSPGVLMFIIFMVVWIVWSLVIWAWTLIYLTVKRQTLKRQELEGENRLRKTELENIKAKLNPHFLFNSLSSIRSLIAENPERAQVAVGELAEVLRSAIMAEQQELVSLGEELEVVQHYLSIEKIRLEERLTVTCEVPEKMRDYQVPHMMLQTLVENAIKHGVAQRVEGGSIHIHTAQESPDHYYIHIENTGELKPVTLYNGLGISGTIKRLELLYKGQAHFDITTTGNQLVKVSLKLPVAP
- a CDS encoding dipeptide epimerase; translated protein: MKLTLHPYELKFRHTFTISRRSKDVQPLLVVALEQDGYTGLGETADNSYYNMTVPLLMEAINRHRDYISSYTLSTPEIFWEDMYPLLQDNMFALCALDLAAYDLYAKKQGKKLYEIWGLDISHNPLTDYTIGIDTIENMVSKLKAFPWPIYKIKLGTREDIAIIKALREHTSAVFRVDANCAWGVEETLRNAAAFRSLGVEFIEQPMPAADWEGMKKVYQDAALPLIADESCIVEADVAQCIGYFHGINIKLTKCGGITPARRMIAAAKAAGMKVMTGSMNESTVGTSAVAHLLPYLDYVDMDGPLLLAEDIATGVEIVNGKIIYANRPGTGAILNSSAQPANH